The window CGCTATGCGCTTCTTGAAATCGCATGAGTAACACCTCCTGCCCGAACATCGTCTTTCTCATAAAACGCCTCCATGGACGTTTTATATAACCGGACAGGTAATGTGCTCCTACACCGGACGGTTAATGTGCTCGCAACAGGGTGAAAGGCTCCGGGTTGTTGGCGAATAAGAAGTCATGTATAATTTTCAACGTTTACATTTTTTAAAAGAGACTGAAACCATGCAAACAGAAGATAGCGTAGCGACTTTTGAGAGAAGTCTTCAGGCAATGGCCCCTTATATGAGCAAAATAGTTTCCCGGGGACATGATGCGTTCGGTGAAGCGTGGCGCGCGGAATTTGAAGCAATGCTGCAAACAATGTTCAGCGGTAACGGGGAGAGCTTGAGGAACGCCGCCAGCGGCTACCTAAAATTTTCGCTTGATGCAATGCGCCTGCAAAAACAGTTTGAAAAAGACCGGACATATCAATTTACCTCGTACGATACCGCCCGCGCGGCGGTTTATGATAATGCGGAATACATGAATGGCCTTTACCTGCCGGGCATTCTCATAAGCCACTTTCTTTGGCCCCACCATTACCGGCAGTCACGCTTTTTCCGCAAAGAGTTTCTGCCCCGCGTACAAAATGCGGGAAACATCCGTTTCTGCGATGTGGGGGTGGGAACCGGCTTTTACAGCCATTTTCTCCTGTCGGAAGCGCCCCATGCGATGGGGGATGGTTTCGATATCAGTCCTCACTCGCTGGACTTTGCCGCACGGATGATGGCCGCCGCCGGGTTTTCGGGGCGGTGGACGCCGCATAAGCGCGACATCGTGGCCGATACGCCCGGAGAGCAGTGGCCATTCCTGCTCTGCGTTGAAGTTCTCGAGCACCTGGAAGATCCGCTTACGTTCCTTAAGACGCTAAGAAAAATGCTTCAGAACGGCGGTTCGGGATTCGTTACCGCCGCCATCACGGCGCCTAATGAAGACCACATTTACCTGTACAATAATTGCGAAGAAGTTATCGCGCAGCTGCACGCCGCGGGATTTTCCATCGACACCTACTTCGAGGACGCCGCCTATTCGCCGCGCAAGGATGAGCCGGTTCCGAGATTAGGCGCCTTTATCGTTAGATGAGCAATGGGCGGGCAAAGGAAAGAAACGGTGAGGCGGCTGCTCAATTACCCTTTCGACCCGTTTGTCATTCTTAAAAAGAAAAAAGAGATTCGAAGGCGCATCATCGAGGAAGCATCCGCCGCTTCTCCCTCTTACTTCCAGCCGCTACCGGTTAAGATCGCCATCCTGGGCGGCTCCACTACGGCGGAAATAAAGGATATCCTGGATTTGTTCCTTTTGAAGTTCGGCATCCATGCATCGTTCTACGAATCCGCCTACAACAAATTCTACGAGGAAGGCGCATTTCCCAACCCGCGGCTGTCGGAATTCGCTCCGGATATAATCTATGTGCATACCACCAAAATGAATATCACCTCTTTCCCCGGGATACATGACAGCCGGGAAGCGGCCGATGGGAAATTGCGCGAGCAGATGGGACATTTCGTAACTTTATGGGAGGCGTTGCGCTCCACATACGGAGCCACTGTGATTCAAAACAATTTTGAACTTCCTTCCCACCGCATATACGGAAACCTTGATTTTGCCGACTATCGCGGAAAAGTCAATTTCGTCAGCCGACTCAATATGGAGTTCGCCACATACGCTTCTGAAAAAGACCGGTTTTACATTCACGACCTGAATTACCTTTCCGCGTGTTTTGGGCTGGAAAAATGGCACGACAAAACCTTCTGGCACACATACAAATACGCCATGTGTTATGAAGCGATCCCGCACATTGCCCACAACCTTTCAAATATGATCAAGGCCCTGTATGGCAGAAGCCGCCGGGCGGCTGTGTTGGATCTGGATAATACGCTGTGGGGAGGGGAGGTTGGCGACGATGGCGCCGAGCATATACGTATCGGGCCTGATACTCCTTTGGGCGAAGCGCATACGGCCTTTCAACTGTACTTGGGCGACCTTAATGCGCGGGGCGTTTTGCTGACCATTGCGTCTAAAAACGATCCCGCAATTGCCGCCGAGGGCCTAAAGCATCCGGGCAACGTGCTGAGGCCGGAAAATTATTCGGCGGTCAGGGCCAATTTCGCGCCAAAAGACGGAAATATCATGGAAATTTCGCGTGAAATCAACATCAGTCCTGAAATGATGGTTTTTATTGATGACAACCCCGCTGAACGCGCTTTGGTGGAAGCTCAGATTTCAGGCATCGCCGTGCCGGATATAGGAGCGGATGCAACCCGCTACATCAGGTTCATTGACAGGGAAGGCTACTTTGAACCAGCCTCCCTGCACGAGGACGATCTTCACCGTTCCTCTTACTACCTGAAAAATGCCGAACGGGAAGATCATCGCCAAAAATTTACCTCCTATGAGGATTACCTTGCCTCCCTCGCAATGAAAGCGGAGATTACCCATTTCAGGAAAAATGCATTGGAGCGCATTCACCAACTGGTGCATAAAACCAACCAGTTCAATTTGACCGGCCAAAAATATTCCACAAGCAAACTAAACGAAGTGATGTCGGATAAAGGCCACATCTGCCTGCAGGCCCGGCTCACGGATGTTTTCGGCGATAACGGCCTGGTGTCCGTGTTGATCGGATCGATCAAAGATAACGGTCTTCACATTGACCTGTGGCTGATGAGTTGCCGCGTCCTGAACCGCGCTTTAGAGCAGGCCATGTTGGATGTCCTTATCCACCATGCCATCGGAAAAGGGATAAAGACATTGTGGGGATACTATACGCCCACCGCCCGTAACCGCTTGGTGGCGGGATTCTACCAATCCATCGGCTTTCAACCTGTCGATAGCGGTTCACCGGTGAATGCGGTGTGGCAATTCGATTTGACTGAAGGATATAATGCAAAAAACACGCTGATAAAGGTAACCCATGACTAATAAACAGATTTTTGAAAAAACCCAGGATGTCTTTAGGGAAATATTTGACCAGCCCGGCCTCGTCATCCAACGCTCCACATCGGCCAACGATTTGGAGGAATGGGACTCGCTTAACCATATAAACCTCGTCGTCTCCATCGAAAAGGAATTTGGAATAAAATTCGCCTTGGGCGAACTGGAGACTCTGAAGGACGTGGGGGGCATGCTTGACCTCATACACCGAAAGTTGACTGGCTTGTGAATGATTACCGGTTTGCGGATTTATCGGTGGGCATGGGCGCGGAATTCATGGTTGGCATCACCCATGAAAACATGGCCGCTTTCCGTCGCATGTCTGGTGACGAAAACCCCCTCCACATCGATCCGGTTTTTGCCCGCGAGGCTGGCTTTAAAGATAATGTTGTCTACGGCATGTTGGTGGCTGCCTACTATTCCACATTGGTTGGAATGTACCTTCCCGGCAGATTTGCATTGTTGCACGGGGTGGATGTCTCGTTCCAAAAGCCGGTGTTCCTCGGCGAATCGCTCACAGTCAGGGGCGAAATAACCTATCTCAACGAAGCATTCAAGCAAATGGAAATCAAGGCATCCATCATTAATCAGGATAATGTTATTATC of the Nitrospinota bacterium genome contains:
- a CDS encoding class I SAM-dependent methyltransferase is translated as MSKIVSRGHDAFGEAWRAEFEAMLQTMFSGNGESLRNAASGYLKFSLDAMRLQKQFEKDRTYQFTSYDTARAAVYDNAEYMNGLYLPGILISHFLWPHHYRQSRFFRKEFLPRVQNAGNIRFCDVGVGTGFYSHFLLSEAPHAMGDGFDISPHSLDFAARMMAAAGFSGRWTPHKRDIVADTPGEQWPFLLCVEVLEHLEDPLTFLKTLRKMLQNGGSGFVTAAITAPNEDHIYLYNNCEEVIAQLHAAGFSIDTYFEDAAYSPRKDEPVPRLGAFIVR
- a CDS encoding HAD-IIIC family phosphatase, whose amino-acid sequence is MRRLLNYPFDPFVILKKKKEIRRRIIEEASAASPSYFQPLPVKIAILGGSTTAEIKDILDLFLLKFGIHASFYESAYNKFYEEGAFPNPRLSEFAPDIIYVHTTKMNITSFPGIHDSREAADGKLREQMGHFVTLWEALRSTYGATVIQNNFELPSHRIYGNLDFADYRGKVNFVSRLNMEFATYASEKDRFYIHDLNYLSACFGLEKWHDKTFWHTYKYAMCYEAIPHIAHNLSNMIKALYGRSRRAAVLDLDNTLWGGEVGDDGAEHIRIGPDTPLGEAHTAFQLYLGDLNARGVLLTIASKNDPAIAAEGLKHPGNVLRPENYSAVRANFAPKDGNIMEISREINISPEMMVFIDDNPAERALVEAQISGIAVPDIGADATRYIRFIDREGYFEPASLHEDDLHRSSYYLKNAEREDHRQKFTSYEDYLASLAMKAEITHFRKNALERIHQLVHKTNQFNLTGQKYSTSKLNEVMSDKGHICLQARLTDVFGDNGLVSVLIGSIKDNGLHIDLWLMSCRVLNRALEQAMLDVLIHHAIGKGIKTLWGYYTPTARNRLVAGFYQSIGFQPVDSGSPVNAVWQFDLTEGYNAKNTLIKVTHD
- a CDS encoding acyl carrier protein; this translates as MTNKQIFEKTQDVFREIFDQPGLVIQRSTSANDLEEWDSLNHINLVVSIEKEFGIKFALGELETLKDVGGMLDLIHRKLTGL
- a CDS encoding dehydratase, coding for MGAEFMVGITHENMAAFRRMSGDENPLHIDPVFAREAGFKDNVVYGMLVAAYYSTLVGMYLPGRFALLHGVDVSFQKPVFLGESLTVRGEITYLNEAFKQMEIKASIINQDNVIISKAKIKTGVRQ